In the genome of Felis catus isolate Fca126 chromosome E1, F.catus_Fca126_mat1.0, whole genome shotgun sequence, the window gacagaggagcctAGGGCACAAGGACGGCCCCTCAGCTCCCCAGGGGGTCACGTACCTGCAGACGAACCTGACGACTGGACACCGATTGTAGGCACCAACCACCTGTACCACATCACCCAGGCAGCACCTGACAGGTGGAGGAGTGGGGGGCGAGGTCAGCCCCAGGGGCCCATTCGCTCATATCCCTGGCCTTCGATAGGGTCCCAGAGGGGTGGGCAGGCGATCACCTGGTAAGGCTGATGTGGTCGGTCAGCACCAGCTCATACTCCTTGCCCTTCTGGGCCTCGGCCAGCAGGACGGTAGAGGCAGCCTCTTCCTGGGCTCCTTTGTTGACTGGGAGCAGCTCAATAAAAGGAGCTCCAGGGGGCAGAAGGTAGAGCCCGCGGGGCTGCTCTGGCCACAGGTTCAGGCCCACCACCCCTGTGGGGAGCAAGCAGCCCTTCAGTGGCCGGTGCCCTTGCTTTCTGCTAGGCAGTAGCCCCtcccccgggcccccaggccccagTTCTCTGAGCAGCTGTTCCCACTgctgccctcccacccctccttcctgACTCCCCCAGGCTCAGTGTGCCGCCTCTGAGGCCCTAGTTGGGAGGAGGCAGTGGTTCGGGGGATGGCAGACCTGGCGCCAAATGCTGGCACCGTGTGAATTTgtgcaagtttcttaacctctatgagcctcagtttctgcatgtGTATAAACGGAGCTGTTGGTGTTGGGGGGATTAAATGATTAGGTAGGGCTCAGTGTTTGGCAGCTAGCCGTGTgacctctgccccctgccccagctcactAGCCTTGAGTCCTGCTGACCTCCAGAGGCAGAGTAAGCCGGGGAGAAGAAGGCTAGCCCTTGGCACCACAATGCCTCCAGGGCAGCCACAGCCTCGGCCTGGCCTCCTGCGTCCAGAGTCACCACCACCTGTAGCTTCGGCCAGAGCCGAAGGGCCAGTCCTCGGGGCCCCTGCTCTAGGGCCTCCCGCAACTCAGCTGCCCGTCTGGGGAGAGGCACCCCCGGGTTCCCGGCAGCTATTGTCTCAGCTAGCTCTTCGCCATCCGCCTCCAGGCCCACAAAGACGTCCAGGAGTTCGGCTGCTGTCCCACCTTCCAGTGCCCGCAGCCCTGGGGACCTCAGTGCCTTCAGCAGCAGGGCCCCAGGGTGCTTGGCTCCAGGGGCGCTAACCTGGCCCAAGGCACGCCAaggccaggggagagggcagggccagggggaTGTAGGGGTCACACAGGCGGTGCCTCCCGGAGCCAGCACTTCTGGATAGGCCTTGTTTAGGGCTGCCAGACTCAGCAAGGTGGCCtggagggagacaagagagggtGTTGGCCCTGGGCCTGAGCCAGTCCCTGAGCCCCCAGTTTGGGGGTTCTTTGCCCACCCTGCTGGGAGGGTTTGGCTGCAAGTAGGGGTCTCTAATGGGGCTAGGCTCCAGCCTTCTCCGTTTACCTGCAGAGAGGCCTCCCCGTAGTACTGGGTTGAGGTAGGAGGCGAGAGCTGCccctcactttcttcctcttgGGCCTGGCTGGCCTTGGTCAGTGGGAGATGGTTCCGGAAGGTGCTTATATCTGTAGCCCAAAGACATCATAAACTCGTCCTGAAGCCACAGTTTCCCAAGAGTTTCAGGCAAGATGGATGAGACCCTTAATAAGGAACCCAGCATAGGCTTAGGCTGAGCGGGGCTACTGGGGGCCTAGGGCAAGGGGGGACTACTGGCGCCCAGGAATGGAAAATTCATCTTGAACAATCCTGAGCCTGGGTAGGGTCTTTGCGTTGGGCCCCTCTGTGCTGGCGGTAGAAGGTGAGAGGGAATCCTTGGGTTCTGAAATCTGACTATCCTGTGGGGTTTCTATCTGTTTGGGgccacctccccagccccttgGAAACACACCTGTGTTCCCCCTGAGGGGACCGCGGGGCCCCTGGGCTCCCTGCAGACACCACTTCAGGGCCTGCTGCTGGCTCTGGCCCGCGTGCAGTGTGCTCTGTTCTAGTCTCCGCTGCTGCCAGGCGGCCGCCCAGCACAGGGTCCCTGCTGCCACACGGTGCTGGAGGCCAGCAAGCCAGGACAGCCTGGCATCTTGGGGCTGCCGCTGCCAGAGCACGGCcagcagtggcagcagcagcagcaggagaaggaacagcagcagcagcagcagcatctccaAGCAGCtcctgggaggaggaagggaccCAAGTTCTGGtcctgggggggggaggagaggataACCCATTTCTCCCTCACCTTAAGCCCCCTCTACCACACGAGAAACCCAGGAAAAAGGAAGTCTGGGAAGAAGCCAGGACCCATCAGGCAGGTGATGCAGAGGAGACAACAAGGCCTTAGAGTCACACTGACCTGAGGTCGGACACTGGCTCTGACACTTGGTTAGCCGTAGGGCCCTGGGTAAGTCAGCCAGCTGCTCTGGGCTCCGAtcccctgtctgtaaaatgggaataataacagctTCGCAGAAGATATAGACAGGGTttgacacagtgcctggcacacagcggcTGCTCAATGACATGTCCTGCccactcctgggtggctctgctgcATCCCAGGATCCACCCTGTCCCCGCTCCGGGCCCCTCCTAAGCCCCGGGGAAGTGGTTCCATGTCCCACGTGCACCTGTCATAGCCCACTTGCGCAGACTCTCAGCACCCAGGGCCCCCTCGGCGGTGGGTACTTGGGTCTCTGTACACAGCCAGTCAGAAAGATGGAGCCGTGGCTTTAAAGGGAGGGGCCCTGATGGGGAAATCCGGTCACGGGCCtgagggaggagctggggggggggtgctcttaAAGGGGCAGCTTGCCTAAGGGCCCAAGCCCAAGCTGGCAGGTGGGAGGAAGCTACCGCGGGAGACTTCAAACTCCTGCaggtgaaggaagagaaagctgAGTGTGGGAAAGAGTTCAGGAAGCAGCTTGAGTTGGGAGAAGGGCGCACCCCAGGAGAGCAGGTTCAAGCTGgagaactgttaaaaaaattttttttttctcccaatccaGAAACCATGTCCACAAAGATCTACCAGCTTTCTCTCACAAAGGTGGTAGAGAAATAAATCCCCACCCCTGGCATAAGCAACCACAAATCTAGTTGCTCTCCATATagatttgtctgttctggacatttcatataaatggaatcagaacACGTGGTCTTTTGtgctggctcctttcacttagcatgttttcaaggttcttccATGTCGTACCGTGTAgcagtagttcatttctttttattgccaaatgtATTTCATGGTATGGATATGCCACACCACATTTacttatccgttcatcagttgatgggcatttggggtCATTTCCGTTCTTTGGCTACTATGTATAACGCTATTACggatatttgtgtacaagtttttctgtggatatatgtttttattttcttgcataaAAATGTGATGAATGCAAGGGATTTACTGCATTCCAATGAATAGAATAGCTGGGTTGCATAGTAGCTCTGTTTAACTGTGTAAGGAACTGTTAAActggtttccatagtggctgcaccattttatatccccaccagcagtatatgagggtttcaaattttctacatccttgcaaacacttgttattatccGACGTTTTGATCACAGCTATCGTAGTGGGGTGTGAAGTGACTTGAgtctgttttaatttgcatggcCCCCGATGACCAAtgaccaagcatcttttcatgtatctattggccATTTATACACTTctatggagaaatgtcttttcagatcctttacccattttttactgggctatttgtctttttattattaagctgtaagagttctttatatattttgcagtCAAGTCCCCTGtcagatagatgatttgcaaatggattcttccattctgtgggttgtctcttcattttcttgatagtgtcctttgaagcacaaaaattttaaattttgatgaagtctaattgtctactttttcttttgttgcttgtgcttttggtgtcatatttaggGACCCATCGTCaagtccaaggtcatgaagatttactcctatgttttcttccaatacTTCCATAAaattagctcttacatttaggtctttgatttgttttttcttgtggtaaaatatgcctaagatttaccattttaacccGATCAGGTATCcacttcagtggcattaagtacattcacaccatcgtgcaaccatcaccaccatccatttccagaactttttcttcttcctacacTGAAGTGTGACTCatgaaacactaactccccattcctcctctccccagcctctgatGACCatgattctattttctgtcttcatgaatttgactactccagGTAGCTAACATAGGGGCATCCATACaatgtctctctccttttatgtctgtcttattcattcagcataatgtcttcaagattcacccatgttgtggcatgtgtcagaattcccttcctttttaaagctgaatgatATTCCCTTGTATGTCTAGACCACATTTAGTTTACCCATTCACCCACCGATGGACACTTGTgttattttcaccttttggcttttgtgaataacgctgctacGAACACGGGTGtataaatatctgtttgagtcccgctttcaattcttttgagtatatacccagaagtgctGGATcacatgtttaactttttgaggaatctccatggtATTTTCACAGCAGCTGCTACTTTACATGCCTACCTGCAACGCGCATGGGTTCCAATTTTTCCGCATCCCCTAcaacagttgtttttttgttttgttttgataacaGCCAATCTAATGGGTAAGAAGTATTTCATTgtagttgtgatttgcattttttttttttagaaaaaatttttaagtttctttttatttattttgggagagatacagagagcaagcggggaggggcagagagagatggagacatagaatctgaagcgagctccagactccgggctgtcagcgtagagctcaacttggggctccaactcacaaacggtgagatcatgacctgagccgaaatcaagagtcagatgcttaactgactaagccacccaggtaccccatgatttgcatttctaacgaCTGAGCATTTCTTGTGTATTTATTGTCCACCTGTatatctttagagaaatgtctactcacatcctttccatttaaaaaaggggcacctgggtggctcagtcggttaagcgtctgactttggctcgagtcatgatcttgcagttcgtgagttctagccctgcatcgggctctgtgctgacagctcggagcctggagcctgctttggattctctgtctccctctctctgcccctccccggcttgtgctctctctttctctcaaaaataagtaaacattaatttttttttaaattgttgttgacttgtaggaattctttatatattctggatattaatcccttatcagacatataatttgcacatattttctcccaatctgtgggtTGTCTATTCACTCTaacagtgtcctttgatgcacaaaaatttttgttttgatgaggtctacttttttttttaaatttatttatttatttatttatttatttatttatttattttgagtgagagagagagcacgaatggggttggggcagagaggagagagcgagaatcccaagcagactttgcaccAGGGCGGAGCCCAATGAAGGACCCAACcaaccaactatgagatcatgacctgagccaaagtcggacgcttaaccgactgagccacccagacaccctgatgAGGTCCAATTTATTTTGTGTTGCCTGTGGTGTCATggccaagaaatcattgccaaatccaatgtcatgaagttttctatggtttcttctaagatttttatagttttatctcttacatttaggtctttgatccattttaatttttgtatgtgatgtAACATAAGGCTCcaactttactctttttttttttaatgtttttatttttttgagagaaaaagtacGCCCACGTGCATgctcaggagaggggcagagaaagaggaggacagaaggatacaaagcgggctccacgctgacaggctgacaggctgacaggctgacagcagcagcccgatgcagggctcgaactccccaactgtgagatcacaacctgacccaaagtcggacactcaactgactgagccacccaggcgtccctctccacccgcccccccaactttattcttttgcatgtggctatccagttgtcccagcaccacttgttgaaaagactattctttccccattgcatGGTTTTGGCACTCCTgtgaaaaatcagttgaccatggACACATGGGTTTCCTTCTGGACTCTGAATTCTATTCAATGGATCCATAcatctatccttatgccagtatcacactaTGTTGATTATTGTTGCTTTGTACTAAGTTTTGACTTACTGTGACATGTGACTacttcaactttattctttttcagttgGTTATTTAGGAGTATATCGTTTaacttccatatatttgtgaattttccggGGCTTGTCTTGTTATTTGGGTAGTGAGTGGCTGATCATTTTAGTGAGTCCATATacttcccatcccccacctccctacAGTGCAAAGCCTCTGCTATTGCTCATTCAGGGGGTGCAGACTTGAGTATGCCCAGTCACCCCAGCATGACAGTGATTTTCACCTGTCTCTTTCCCTGACCACACCCAGCTGTTAAGCTACACGAATTGTTGGCtaattgctatatattttccaaCAATGCTTTGGGGGAAGAAATGGCTCCACAAACTGATCCAATCAAATTCAGGTTTCTTTGAAGGGACAGTTTCACGGCCAGTGTTTGAGATTTGTTCTGACCCCGAGAGAGCTCCTCCCGGCTGTCTCTTTCCCCATCTTTCTCTAGCACACTCGCTAGCCCAGCTCAACCTCTACCTCCGATAAAGCTATCATTCTCCTGCCACTTGCCTTTCACAACCTCCAAGGTTTCAGAGAGCACCCTTAAGCTTGAACTTCCCTTGCAAATGAAGTCCGTTCTTTTGAGGAGAGATGCGAAGTTTTCTGTTTCAGAGCCTGCCTCTCtgtcccgcccccctcccctcctccgtATCTCTTAGCCCTGATCATTCTTAAGCTGCACACCCACGTCTCCTTGGACATTCCAGCGTATCCGGATTTGTACTCAATCTTCCTCCCaacctgctcctctcccacatcttcccctccccatctcactgAGGAGCATCTCTACCAATTACTtcccaagccagaaacctggaatTACTCTAGACTCCAATCCTGCTCTCCAGCATTGGTCACAATGTCTGCATAGTAGGCCTCAGGGCCACTGCTGTGGCATCCTCATCTAGAACCTCCTCTCCTCTGACCCACACTGTTGAAACAGCCTCCCCGGATCCCTGCCTTCCTCTTTTGCCTCCCTTCAATCCATCATACACAGTGTCACTATCGTATTTCCTAAAATGAGACTCTGGCCATTCCTTTGCTTGAAGTCTGGTAAGGTTTCACTTGCCATCATGCTCAGGTGAAGTTTAAACTCTTAGCCTGGCACACTAGGCTTCATCACTGGCcacagttctcaaagtgtggtccttgcCCCTGTATCACCTGAcaattgttagaaatgcaaattctggggcacgtgggtggctcaggaggttcaatgtctgatttcagctcaggccatgatctcatggttcatgagtttgagcccccaaagggctttctgctgtcagtacagagcccgctttggatcctctctctccccctctctctgctcctttcttgctcactctctctcaaaataaataaatttaaaaaaaaaatgcaaattctgaggCTCAACCCCAGGCCTACTGGCTGGGACACTCTGGAGAGTCGCCCAGCGATCTGCACTTTAGCCAGTTTTCCAGGAGATTGTGATGCAGGCCTGAGCTGAGAAGCAGATGTCACCCTCTATCCAGCCGTATCTGGCCCTCCTGCATCTCCAGCCTCTGCCTGCACTGGTCTCTCCACCTGAGCGCCTCTCCTAACTCCCATGTGTTCTTTAGGGGTCAGCTCAAGCTCACTGGTGCCCTTCTTCCATGTTCTCTTGTATTCCCTTACGGCCTCAGGACAGCTTTATTGCAGCGCGAGCCAATCTCCTATCATGTTTGGTTATGTTTGTCATCTTTCCTGGGCCATGATCCTCTTGAGGGCAGAACAATTTCTCCTCCCACTCACAatgcccagctcagagcaggCAACTCGAAATGTGCTTGAAATTTAAGGGTAAGCTTTGTAATGGGAACAGTGTGGAATCAGGAGGCTAGGAGGTACAGACGAtcactctaatttttaaaacatcatatgAACAGGAAGGTAAGAAATGCCCCCTCTGCCATCAAAGCTAGGACACACTCTCTGAGGCCACCAGTTCCGTTTTTCACAGTCACACTGATGATCGCAAATATTTCCCTATCAAAGCCACCCTCCCTCACCACCTcgatggaaagaaaaacagaactcaaTATTGTCCCTTCAGAGGAAGCCTTTATTGTAacataaaatacacaattttGTGACTGCCCCAGATTGTACACAATACTTTTTTGGTGGCTACATACTAATCTGCCTCAACACTAAAATATGTATCTGAAATAATttcacaaagttttaaaaagaaaaattataaaaagtatacTTCCACTTTAAGTTCTATTCACTTTtagtctccccacccccctacaAAAACCCGGCACATACCACACATTGAAACATTTGATGACttatgtgtgtgcgtgtctgggggcgagtgagaggcagaggaggTCAAGACTTGCCACTGCCTCTTTTGTGGTTTGCAGgaacagggagaaaagagaaaacacaacgCAGATAGCGAGCATACCTTTCAGTCAAACATCTCTCCCATCTATCAGCGCAGCCTCAGGAAAACGGAGGATAGGTCAGCGACCGTACCAGCATGGGACCCCTCTGCTCGGGGCAGCCACGCTCTTTGGCTCCTGTCCCCCCAATCTCCAGTGCCAACCGTCAAGGGCAAGCTCTGCCCACAGCACACCCTGGGGCTGGGTCCCTGCCAACGTGAAAGTGTGTCAGTCCCGCCCCGTCGGGGCTGCTGAGCTCCCAGCCGGCCTGCCACGGCACTCAGGGCACTCAGGGCACTCAGGGGCCGGTGCTGGTGAAGTCCAatgggcaggcagggaagggctcTTTATGACTGGGTCCGAGAGCGGTCAGGCCTCCTCCTCCCGCTTCCCCAACACTCATCCTCATGGGTGGAATTTTAATCAAATCTTGAGGGGTATGTAAAGGGCTTAGCGACATCCTATGTCACTGCTGGTATCAATGAAGGGTCAGCCTGCTcctcagaggcagagagattCTACTGCCTggcatagaaaaataaatcagtgtatGAAACCAAGCCAGGGCAAACAGcagcttttaaaaagtcatcttccaataaataatttactacagaggaatattttcctttaacaTCAAAACACTGATAAATCCACAagtcatttttgtaaaaaaaatatgtttatttactcaCATGTATAAAAATAAGGTTTTTAGGGCCATTCTCTCCTGGTGTGGTCATTCCTTCTTTTGGAGAAGGGGGCCGGGGGTGAGTGACCTTTAGGCCTACCCTGAAAGCTGTACCTGcttccccctcttcccacctGACTGCGATAGACCGTTCCTTCCTTCTGGGGCAAAGCTACGGAAGAAATCGTGGACGTTGTACTGAAGCTGTTTTGTTTGGCTTCTGCAGCTTACCAAACTTCCTAGGAAACCCACTGACTGTGTTGCCCCAGATTACCAACGCTGACACCCAGTGGCCCGTACCAAGTGGGCAACAACGTCGCTGAGCACGCTGGCCCTGGGTTCGAACTGCATCCCCACCGGCCCCTCCCTGAGATGGCCCGTGTGGACAGTGAAGGGAATCGAGGTGACCTGGGTGTGAATGGCACAGGACCTGCCACAGGAAGAAAGGGCTGTGATATCAGATCAGGGTGGGAAGAGCAAAACAAGAAGTCCCGATTTAGAAACAAAACACCAGTCAGCCTGTGCGAGTGGCCACCATCAGTAAGCCGTGGGGTAGCCGCGCTCGGGCGGAAGGACGGGCAGACCAGAGGGCAGCTGCCCCGGGTGGCAAGGCAGCTTTCTCAGCGCCTGTGGGTCACGGCCTGGCCTTCCACTCTGGCTGCGACACAAAGGACATCAGCACTGTAAGCTGCGGTTATGtgaccctcttttcttttctctggttcaTCAAACGTGTctgcgcacgtgcacacacacagaactgaGGGGCAATTCACACAGTGGATGGAAGGAGAGGGAATGAGAAAACATGGGTTCAGTGTTACTTAAAAAGCAACTACCCATCAGACAACCCGTGACTTCCCTTGCCCCAACAATCACTGTATGTCCCCGCTTTTTCCCATCCCTACCCAGGAAAACgggagtcagggagagggaaggagggaggacggctttctttttcaaaaggcaATTTGTACATTTCAGAGGAAAGCAGAGACAATCACGGTTATATATCAATTGCTTGGCAGACACAGTGACAAATCTCACAGGAGAGGTGCTTTCTCCTCcctttgtccttttctgactTGAACAGCCACATGTCAAAGTTCAGCCACCCTCTGAACACATGGCCAAGTTCCAGGGTTCATGGAACTACCGCCTTTTACACAAGGTTGAAACAACCACAGCCACTGTTTATGGCCCCAGTGCTGCAACTAAACTCTGGACAGCAAGGGGGAGAAACAGCCCAATGTGAaaactcacgcacacacacacccacacaccctcacactcacacactcacacacgttCCCTTCACTGGTGCCACCATGCACAGAAACACTAAAGTCACAACTAGTATTAACACTTCACATTATGAGTATTGTTTCCAAAGAGAAGCGATTCATGGAATTAAAACATCCACAAGAGTAACTCCTCTGGCGAGGACGAAGAAGCTAAAGATGGAGATGGGGGCGTCATGACTGCGCGTGAGGGATCCACTGACTGTCCATAGGTCGGCCCAAGAGCTCTTCCACACGCCGCGCCACATCCATTGTGTCATCCAGATCAAAGTCCCCATCATTGTCAAGGACGGGGTCAGGGCTTGGgagaaaaagataagagataaagggaaggggaaggttGCCCAAGGCCAATGATGAGCCACAGAGACCACCCCAAGCCCCACACCCCACTGGGTGAACAGCCCAAGATGGCCTGTTGCCCTTGGCCTAGGCTTCAGGGGAAAGATGTTCCTGATCTGGACAGCGGGGAGTAGAGTCCTTTGCTATCTGGACGGAGAGGCTCAGGCTAGAACACCCACCCCAGCTGTCCCTAACCCTGGCTGTCCACACATGTAAAGCCCATGTGCTCCTTatacaaagcaagaaaaatctacattttgagagagaagagtagTTGACGTTTGCCCAACCCCATTCTAAACTACCAATACCTTCTGTTCAAATCTCTGTCTCCCACCTGGGCATATGGTGGTGCCTGGCCTGAGTGGTCT includes:
- the GHDC gene encoding GH3 domain-containing protein isoform X4; the encoded protein is MSLSSRCVPGTVSNPVYIFCEAVIIPILQTGDRSPEQLADLPRALRLTKCQSQCPTSGPELGSLPPPRSCLEMLLLLLLFLLLLLLLPLLAVLWQRQPQDARLSWLAGLQHRVAAGTLCWAAAWQQRRLEQSTLHAGQSQQQALKWCLQGAQGPRGPLRGNTDISTFRNHLPLTKASQAQEEESEGQLSPPTSTQYYGEASLQATLLSLAALNKAYPEVLAPGGTACVTPTSPWPCPLPWPWRALGQVSAPGAKHPGALLLKALRSPGLRALEGGTAAELLDVFVGLEADGEELAETIAAGNPGVPLPRRAAELREALEQGPRGLALRLWPKLQVVVTLDAGGQAEAVAALEALWCQGLAFFSPAYSASGGVVGLNLWPEQPRGLYLLPPGAPFIELLPVNKGAQEEAASTVLLAEAQKGKEYELVLTDHISLTRCCLGDVVQVVGAYNRCPVVRFVCRLGQALSVRGEDIREDVFSEALGRAVGQWPGAKLLDHSCVESSILGIPLLP
- the GHDC gene encoding GH3 domain-containing protein isoform X3, whose protein sequence is MLLLLLLFLLLLLLLPLLAVLWQRQPQDARLSWLAGLQHRVAAGTLCWAAAWQQRRLEQSTLHAGQSQQQALKWCLQGAQGPRGPLRGNTDISTFRNHLPLTKASQAQEEESEGQLSPPTSTQYYGEASLQATLLSLAALNKAYPEVLAPGGTACVTPTSPWPCPLPWPWRALGQVSAPGAKHPGALLLKALRSPGLRALEGGTAAELLDVFVGLEADGEELAETIAAGNPGVPLPRRAAELREALEQGPRGLALRLWPKLQVVVTLDAGGQAEAVAALEALWCQGLAFFSPAYSASGGVVGLNLWPEQPRGLYLLPPGAPFIELLPVNKGAQEEAASTVLLAEAQKGKEYELVLTDHISLTRCCLGDVVQVVGAYNRCPVVRFVCRLGQALSVRGEDIREDVFSEALGRAVGQWPGAKLLDHSCVESSILDSSEGSAPHYEVFVALRGLRNLSEENRDKLDHCLQEVSPRYKSLRFWGSVGPARVHLVGQGAFRELRVALAACPSSPYPPEMPRVLRHRNLAQCLQKRVVS
- the GHDC gene encoding GH3 domain-containing protein isoform X5, which translates into the protein MSLSSRCVPGTVSNPVYIFCEAVIIPILQTGDRSPEQLADLPRALRLTKCQSQCPTSDISTFRNHLPLTKASQAQEEESEGQLSPPTSTQYYGEASLQATLLSLAALNKAYPEVLAPGGTACVTPTSPWPCPLPWPWRALGQVSAPGAKHPGALLLKALRSPGLRALEGGTAAELLDVFVGLEADGEELAETIAAGNPGVPLPRRAAELREALEQGPRGLALRLWPKLQVVVTLDAGGQAEAVAALEALWCQGLAFFSPAYSASGGVVGLNLWPEQPRGLYLLPPGAPFIELLPVNKGAQEEAASTVLLAEAQKGKEYELVLTDHISLTRCCLGDVVQVVGAYNRCPVVRFVCRLGQALSVRGEDIREDVFSEALGRAVGQWPGAKLLDHSCVESSILDSSEGSAPHYEVFVALRGLRNLSEENRDKLDHCLQEVSPRYKSLRFWGSVGPARVHLVGQGAFRELRVALAACPSSPYPPEMPRVLRHRNLAQCLQKRVVS
- the GHDC gene encoding GH3 domain-containing protein isoform X1, translated to MSLSSRCVPGTVSNPVYIFCEAVIIPILQTGDRSPEQLADLPRALRLTKCQSQCPTSGPELGSLPPPRSCLEMLLLLLLFLLLLLLLPLLAVLWQRQPQDARLSWLAGLQHRVAAGTLCWAAAWQQRRLEQSTLHAGQSQQQALKWCLQGAQGPRGPLRGNTDISTFRNHLPLTKASQAQEEESEGQLSPPTSTQYYGEASLQATLLSLAALNKAYPEVLAPGGTACVTPTSPWPCPLPWPWRALGQVSAPGAKHPGALLLKALRSPGLRALEGGTAAELLDVFVGLEADGEELAETIAAGNPGVPLPRRAAELREALEQGPRGLALRLWPKLQVVVTLDAGGQAEAVAALEALWCQGLAFFSPAYSASGGVVGLNLWPEQPRGLYLLPPGAPFIELLPVNKGAQEEAASTVLLAEAQKGKEYELVLTDHISLTRCCLGDVVQVVGAYNRCPVVRFVCRLGQALSVRGEDIREDVFSEALGRAVGQWPGAKLLDHSCVESSILDSSEGSAPHYEVFVALRGLRNLSEENRDKLDHCLQEVSPRYKSLRFWGSVGPARVHLVGQGAFRELRVALAACPSSPYPPEMPRVLRHRNLAQCLQKRVVS
- the GHDC gene encoding GH3 domain-containing protein isoform X2, which translates into the protein MSLSSRCVPGTVSNPVYIFCEAVIIPILQTGDRSPEQLADLPRALRLTKCQSQCPTSGPELGSLPPPRSCLEMLLLLLLFLLLLLLLPLLAVLWQRQPQDARLSWLAGLQHRVAAGTLCWAAAWQQRRLEQSTLHAGQSQQQALKWCLQGAQGPRGPLRGNTDISTFRNHLPLTKASQAQEEESEGQLSPPTSTQYYGEASLQATLLSLAALNKAYPEVLAPGGTACVTPTSPWPCPLPWPWRALGQVSAPGAKHPGALLLKALRSPGLRALEGGTAAELLDVFVGLEADGEELAETIAAGNPGVPLPRRAAELREALEQGPRGLALRLWPKLQVVVTLDAGGQAEAVAALEALWCQGLAFFSPAYSASGGVVGLNLWPEQPRGLYLLPPGAPFIELLPVNKGAQEEAASTVLLAEAQKGKEYELVLTDHISLTRCCLGDVVQVVGAYNRCPVVRFVCRLGQALSVRGEDIREDVFSEALGRAVGQWPGAKLLDHSCVESSILDSSEGSAPHYEVFVALRGLRNLSEENRDKSRRKYPSVLHHLRAL